Genomic DNA from Urocitellus parryii isolate mUroPar1 chromosome 5, mUroPar1.hap1, whole genome shotgun sequence:
CTAATAATAATGTTCTTAAGTAAATTGTGGTATGcctaaataattatatatagcaCATGCTTAAATTATGTAGATGTtgacaattagaaaaaaatctgatataattgtcagaaaagaaacaaaatcatttaTACAGTGTGATCTGAGTTATAGGGTCATATATAAgatctattaaaaaataactaggggctggggttgtggcttagcggtagaggactcgcctagcatgtgtgaggccctggattcaatccccagaaccacataaaaataaatagaataaaggtattgtgttcaaatacaactaaaactaaatattaaaaaaaaaaaaaatcactaggagCCAGGCGCAGTGTTGCACGCccgtaatctcagtggctcaggaagctgaggcaggaggatcgtgagttcaaagccagcctcagcaatggcaaggcactaagcaactaagtgagaccttgtctctaaataaaatacaaaatagggctggagatgtggctcagtggttgaatgccctgagttcaatccccagtatcaaaaaaaaaaaaaaaaaaccatttataaggcactgtgttcaatcctcagcaccatacacacataAACTCCCCATGTCCAAAAAAAATCACTGGtcatggtgtcacatgcctgtaatctcagcaatttgcagggctaagacaggaggattacaaattcaaggccagcctcagcaacttggcaaagccctaagcaacttagcaagactttatctcaaaaaaaaaaaaaaaaaaaattaaaagggctggggatgtggctcagtaataaagtgTCCCTGTGTCAATCCCCATTATCCACACACTCCCattccgccccccccccaaaaaaaaaataagagcagagaGTGTAGCTCACTTGTAGAGTAattgcctagcatttgcaaggtcCTGATTTCAattccagcaccacacacacacacacacacacacacacacacacacacaaattgacaATAATGAACATTggtaagaatatgaaaaaatttaaacccTCAGTCAGGTGCAGGGTgtatgcctatagtcccagctactcaggaggctgaggcaagagaatcacaagttcaaggccaacctcagcaatttagcaagactctgtttcaaaattaaataaataaaaagaactgggcatgtaactcagtggtagagcacttgcctggcatgtgtaaggcccagGATTCTATCCGAAgcatagaaggaaggaaaagcagaGGAAATGTAGATATCAGAATTTTCTACATCATATTTtctcaaagtaatttaaaaatttttattgacttaaaataatggtacatatttatggaatacaGTGTTTAAGGCTTATGTACTTGAGAAAATTTGTTGTGGCTTCTCTAAAAtctagaaaacataaataacagTGCATATTTCAAGCAACAATGAAATAACATTTCTTGAGTAACACAGAATAATCCCTGCCTGTATAAAAAGCCACCAGTAAATTCATTTCCTTCTATCCAGAGTCTAATATACTGTCACATGCATAATGATTAGAGTAGAGCAGAAATTGACTAAGATCATTAAGACTCTATTACATGTGTGTGTAATTCTATGCATCATTAATTACAATTGTTTGACATTTCAGATCCAGAAGGTCATAATCTAGATAggtaattttattagaaaatttaccCTAAGAATACTCCTTCTATTCCTACTTCAGTAATCCTATCCACACCCACATTCATCAACTACCATGTCTTCATAATGTCGAAGAATGACATTGTCATTATTGTCTTGGTAGAGCATGGAAATGGGAGATAGTTTGGTGGGGATACAGACAGCCTGGGGGATCTCTGGGTCAACTGCATGCATCAGTGCTTGCATGAAAGCATAATTGGAACTATTTAAATAGGTGGTGAGAGCGAGGGGACAATCTCCATGGCAGTAATTTGCCATGAACCCTTTGGGGGCAATGATCCATTTGTGCCAACCTAGGTCCTGGAAGTTGATGAAGAGCTGGTGAGGTCGGCAGAGATTCTTGTGAGACGCCTTAGGGACAGGAATGGCTGCCCTCCTTTTTCGGGAAGCAGAGTGGCACTGCTCAGGATTGAGGGTGACCACCAGCAGGGAAGCACGAAAGGAAGGTCTCAGTCTGGCACAGGTGGCCTCCATCTGGAAGTTCACTGCAAATTCTGTGTCTCCTCTGACCACAATCTCCAAGAATAAGCCAAGGTTCTTCTGGGGTTTGCTATTCCAATCCTTAACCACATCCAGTAGATTGAAGTAAAGGGCACCTTGAGGCCATGGTACAGACTGCAGGGCAAACATTTTACCTGGCTTGGGGATAGATTGCCCCCACACCTGAGGCTCTTGAATGACCCACAGAGCCAACTCCAGTTCTGGTTCCAGGTTATAGTAAGAATTAGGCCCCAAGTCCAGGCCCAGCTGAGCCATTGTTAACTGCTCCTTTTCTTTGATGGCAGACAGGTTAAAGTAGAGGAGCTTCCGTAGGCAAGAGTCATCCTGGGAGACTTTGTTTGAGTAAATAAAGAAACCTAGATGGGAAAAGCGACATGTGAAAGTCACCACAGTATTTTCTAACCTCATATCCTCCAAAATGCTATAAATGTCACACTGTCCACATATACCGTTTAAGAGCAAGGAACTGTGAGTTCTTTTCAAGCCCTACCATTTGGGAGGATTCGTCCTCACTCCCACTCctcattcttatattttcttgtttgttttttgctttttttgtgtgtaggggggcagtcctggggattaaacccagggacttaacttctgagccacaaccccagccttttttttttttttttttttttaagagagagagagagagagagagagagacagagagagagacagagagaaagaagagagaattttttaatatttatttttcagttttcggtggacacaacatctttattttatttttatgtggtgctgaggatagaacccagtggcccacacatgccaggcaagcgcgttaccgcttgagccacatccccagccccagcctttttttatattttattttgagacagggtcttgctaagtttagggcctcgttaaattgctgaggctggctttgaaatcatgatcctcatgcctcagcctcccaagtggctgggatttcattctttgtatcTCCCAAGGGGTCCTGGAAGGAAATTAGGAGCCCACACAtggattggaaaaaataattttatctttttagttttcattaaattttaaatagaatttagcatttcattccattatgaataTAGGCAGTAAGTCCCAATAATATTACCAGGGTTGTTGGGGCTCAGAACATGACATTTTGGTGTGCTGAGTACTCTAAATTGAAGGTGACTGAAAAGGCCTCAGAAGCAAGGTCTCTCTGCCTTCCGTTCTCCTGAGTCCAACACCACTTTCTCCCCCTAAGCAACTGGGTGGAGCATAGAAGCTTAAATTCCTCTCCCTCAAAGTAAGCCATAAAACCTAGAagagcctctctcttccttgtCCTTTGTAAACCCTCATTCCCCAGGGGTCCTGCCCTTCACCCAAGAGAAGAGCTGCACAGAATCCAAGGATCTGAAGAGACAGGACTCGCTGGGTTTCAACGCTCACCCCAGGACCATTCTGTCAAAATGTGTTGTCCAATCACATTTCTGCATGGCTTTCCACTATTTATCAAAACTAAGCATA
This window encodes:
- the Gdf3 gene encoding growth/differentiation factor 3: MLPSLSFLPVGFLLIVAMGHTFQFQESDFLQFLGLDKVPSPRKFQSVPFILKKIFQDRETATTTGVSQDLCYMKELGVRGNVLRLLPDKGFFIYSNKVSQDDSCLRKLLYFNLSAIKEKEQLTMAQLGLDLGPNSYYNLEPELELALWVIQEPQVWGQSIPKPGKMFALQSVPWPQGALYFNLLDVVKDWNSKPQKNLGLFLEIVVRGDTEFAVNFQMEATCARLRPSFRASLLVVTLNPEQCHSASRKRRAAIPVPKASHKNLCRPHQLFINFQDLGWHKWIIAPKGFMANYCHGDCPLALTTYLNSSNYAFMQALMHAVDPEIPQAVCIPTKLSPISMLYQDNNDNVILRHYEDMVVDECGCG